In Paludisphaera rhizosphaerae, one DNA window encodes the following:
- a CDS encoding ArnT family glycosyltransferase: MDGSSSRRVAAGVGLIALVVVAGWADWSFGWLDYAFDFIAHQFYEVPMLARIRRPSQLVLLRWHLTIGLLTGAVGLIVSPRLGREARLALAIFWLGYAIRAAAWICGGNVPLVPGDSSHYLEVARSVYRGEGPVKHYVESFFNDYPRIRSNEGVLDDWATPLDAYVRAAVYRLVGVVPGESFDATVAVGKATSFVINLLAFPALYGLARRRFGPRIALASIGVLAILPVHAIYAGFVLRESLVALTAILAVWTITEVWNSARAKSALGWTLVAGLCGGLAILARNTGLALAAASGLNALVNLRRRPLLIALWVGITLLVIAPWGWATYKEYGRPFYSYTNLFEYNFSWTVHHYEQGNTRPEQFYTAANAPEIVRVKIKSLIIIAVYSTMIVGLPLAAGYLSRLRNGRNEPGRDVDWLSATIFLVFVAATVKSIADVTQVAQLGRYYLPVYLVMIPTAAAGVLAWLDRLNVDRRAFGWLAATYVALLWADPTWAYDASWFQKPFQLHWTALRETADWIKEHPDAVPPDARIMTWFPWEMRVAADRPTVLMPRNYSAARIEEVARQYGVTHILWGSFEPPEHVDPESWGPYLEGVRTSVGLTQNKELFRSSPRQLYPVRLYRLR, translated from the coding sequence ATGGACGGTTCATCCTCGCGAAGGGTCGCGGCGGGCGTCGGCCTGATCGCCCTGGTTGTCGTCGCTGGCTGGGCGGACTGGTCGTTCGGCTGGCTCGATTACGCCTTCGACTTCATCGCCCACCAGTTTTACGAAGTCCCGATGCTCGCCCGGATCCGGAGGCCGTCGCAGCTTGTCCTGCTCCGCTGGCACCTGACGATCGGGCTGCTGACGGGGGCGGTCGGCTTGATCGTCTCGCCGAGGCTCGGCCGCGAGGCCAGGCTGGCGCTGGCGATCTTCTGGCTAGGCTACGCGATCCGCGCCGCGGCCTGGATCTGCGGCGGCAACGTGCCGTTGGTTCCCGGCGACAGCAGCCACTACCTGGAGGTCGCCCGGTCGGTCTATCGGGGCGAGGGGCCGGTCAAGCATTACGTCGAAAGCTTCTTCAACGATTATCCCCGCATCCGCTCGAACGAGGGGGTCCTCGACGACTGGGCCACGCCGCTCGACGCCTACGTTCGGGCGGCCGTTTACCGGCTGGTCGGCGTCGTCCCCGGCGAGTCGTTCGACGCGACCGTGGCGGTGGGCAAAGCCACGAGCTTCGTCATCAACCTGCTCGCCTTCCCGGCCCTTTACGGCCTGGCGCGGCGGCGGTTCGGGCCAAGGATCGCGCTGGCGTCGATCGGCGTGCTGGCGATTTTGCCGGTTCATGCGATCTACGCCGGGTTCGTCCTGCGCGAGAGCCTCGTCGCCCTCACGGCGATCCTGGCCGTCTGGACGATCACCGAGGTCTGGAACAGCGCCCGGGCAAAATCGGCGTTAGGGTGGACCCTCGTCGCGGGGCTTTGCGGCGGGCTGGCGATCCTGGCGCGGAATACCGGTTTGGCGTTGGCGGCGGCCTCGGGATTGAATGCGCTCGTGAATCTGAGGCGGCGGCCGCTGCTGATCGCACTCTGGGTCGGGATCACCCTGCTGGTGATCGCCCCCTGGGGATGGGCGACGTACAAGGAGTACGGCCGGCCGTTCTACTCGTACACGAACCTGTTTGAATACAACTTCTCGTGGACCGTCCACCACTACGAGCAGGGGAATACCCGGCCCGAGCAGTTCTACACAGCGGCGAACGCTCCCGAGATCGTCCGCGTGAAGATCAAGTCGCTGATCATCATCGCCGTCTACTCGACGATGATCGTCGGCCTGCCGCTCGCCGCGGGCTACTTGTCACGGTTGCGGAACGGGCGGAACGAACCGGGACGCGACGTGGACTGGCTCTCGGCGACGATCTTCCTCGTGTTCGTCGCGGCGACCGTGAAGAGCATCGCCGACGTGACCCAGGTGGCGCAGCTTGGCCGATACTATCTGCCGGTCTACCTGGTCATGATCCCCACGGCCGCGGCCGGAGTGCTCGCGTGGCTCGATCGGCTGAACGTCGACCGCCGCGCCTTCGGCTGGCTGGCGGCGACATACGTCGCGCTCCTCTGGGCGGACCCGACCTGGGCCTACGATGCCTCGTGGTTCCAGAAGCCCTTCCAACTCCACTGGACGGCCCTCCGCGAAACGGCCGACTGGATCAAGGAGCACCCCGACGCCGTCCCGCCCGACGCTCGGATCATGACGTGGTTCCCCTGGGAAATGCGCGTGGCCGCGGACCGTCCTACGGTCCTCATGCCCCGGAACTACAGTGCGGCGCGGATCGAGGAAGTCGCCCGCCAGTATGGCGTGACCCACATCCTGTGGGGCTCGTTCGAGCCTCCCGAACATGTCGACCCGGAATCCTGGGGACCGTATCTGGAAGGCGTGCGAACGTCGGTGGGGCTGACGCAGAACAAGGAGTTGTTCCGGTCGTCTCCCCGGCAGCTCTACCCCGTCCGCCTCTACCGGCTCCGCTAA
- a CDS encoding M28 family metallopeptidase, whose translation MRFHVGGALAGAVALGCLIGVGAPADDRLKPALEAIDADGILGHIRTLSSDEFEGRGPGTPGEEKTAAYLVDRFKAMGLKPGNPNGSYEQPVPLVGFQATEVRGAFHVDAPDGEIALEFPKNLVAVSRRLAPEVSVKNSEAVFVGYGVVAPEYGWDDFKGVDVRGKTLIMLVNDPAIPDPADPKVLDPSMFKGRAMTYYGRWTYKYEIAAEKGAAAAILIHEEGPAGYPFAVVQGSWSRENFGIDEPPQEGTPVRPAVEGWIDLSTAEKLMKACGQDLATLKKAALDRSFQPVPLHAKSEFSIKTTLRKVQSRNLIAKLEGSDPTQKDEYVVYTAHWDHLGRDAKAEGDGIYNGAIDNASGTATVLVIAEGLTKLSPPPKRSSLFLFVTAEEKGLLGSKYYASHPLYPLEKTLANINIDGINAWGRTRDFISIGMGQSNLDDLLVEVAGQYGRVIKPDAEPEKGAYYRSDHFEFAKKGVPALDPEGGRDYIGKDADYGQRKQDEYTKNDYHKPSDQVKPDWDLSGAVEDARLILEVGVRVADGDRWPEWKADSEFRARREAMLKAARP comes from the coding sequence ATGAGATTCCACGTCGGAGGAGCCCTCGCGGGGGCGGTCGCGCTGGGGTGCCTGATCGGGGTCGGGGCTCCGGCCGACGATCGACTGAAACCGGCGTTGGAGGCGATCGACGCGGACGGCATCCTGGGGCACATCCGGACGCTCTCCTCCGACGAATTCGAGGGCCGCGGGCCGGGGACGCCAGGCGAGGAGAAGACCGCCGCGTATCTCGTCGATCGGTTCAAGGCGATGGGGCTGAAGCCCGGCAACCCGAACGGGAGCTACGAGCAACCCGTGCCGCTCGTCGGCTTTCAGGCGACCGAGGTTCGCGGGGCTTTTCACGTCGACGCGCCCGACGGCGAGATCGCCCTGGAATTCCCCAAGAACCTCGTCGCCGTCTCGCGGCGGCTCGCTCCCGAGGTCTCGGTGAAGAACTCGGAGGCCGTTTTCGTCGGCTACGGAGTCGTCGCCCCTGAGTACGGCTGGGACGACTTCAAGGGAGTGGACGTCCGCGGCAAAACGCTCATCATGCTGGTGAACGATCCGGCGATCCCCGATCCGGCCGACCCCAAGGTCCTCGACCCCTCGATGTTCAAGGGGAGGGCCATGACCTATTACGGCCGCTGGACCTACAAGTACGAGATCGCCGCCGAAAAAGGCGCCGCCGCCGCCATCCTGATCCACGAAGAAGGCCCCGCCGGCTATCCGTTCGCCGTCGTCCAGGGAAGTTGGAGCCGCGAGAACTTCGGCATCGACGAGCCGCCCCAGGAGGGGACGCCCGTGCGACCGGCCGTCGAGGGCTGGATCGATCTTTCCACCGCCGAGAAGCTCATGAAGGCCTGCGGCCAGGATCTCGCGACGCTCAAGAAGGCCGCCCTTGATCGATCGTTCCAACCGGTTCCGCTCCACGCCAAGTCCGAGTTCTCGATCAAGACAACCCTGCGGAAGGTCCAATCGCGGAATCTTATCGCCAAGCTCGAAGGCTCCGACCCAACGCAGAAGGACGAGTACGTCGTCTACACCGCCCACTGGGACCACCTCGGCCGCGACGCCAAGGCCGAGGGGGACGGCATCTACAACGGGGCGATCGACAACGCATCCGGCACGGCGACCGTGCTGGTGATCGCCGAAGGCCTGACGAAGCTCTCGCCCCCTCCGAAGCGATCCAGCCTCTTCCTGTTCGTCACAGCCGAGGAGAAGGGTTTGCTGGGTTCGAAGTACTACGCCAGCCACCCGCTCTATCCGCTGGAGAAGACGCTGGCCAACATCAACATCGACGGCATCAACGCCTGGGGCCGCACCCGCGATTTCATCAGCATCGGCATGGGGCAGTCGAACCTGGACGACCTGCTCGTGGAGGTGGCCGGCCAGTACGGACGGGTGATCAAGCCCGACGCCGAGCCGGAGAAGGGGGCCTACTACCGCTCCGACCACTTCGAGTTCGCCAAGAAGGGCGTGCCGGCGCTCGACCCCGAGGGCGGGCGCGACTACATCGGCAAGGACGCTGACTACGGCCAGCGCAAGCAGGACGAGTACACCAAGAACGACTACCACAAGCCCAGCGACCAGGTGAAACCCGATTGGGATCTATCCGGCGCGGTCGAGGATGCGAGGCTCATCCTGGAGGTCGGAGTGCGGGTGGCCGACGGCGATCGTTGGCCTGAGTGGAAGGCCGACAGCGAGTTCCGCGCCCGTCGCGAGGCCATGTTGAAGGCGGCCCGGCCCTGA